One Legionella lansingensis genomic region harbors:
- a CDS encoding exodeoxyribonuclease III has protein sequence MKVITFNANGIRAAARAGFYDWLNAQNADFVCIQETKAQLCDKRSEELYFPKGYFCEYYDAQKKGYSGVAIYARHKPLRVVKGLGFDYCDNEGRYLQFDYPKISIISLYMPSGTSGEIRQAVKYDFLDRFAKHLLVLKKEGRELLLCGDYNIAHKKIDLKNWQANQKNSGFLPEERAWMDKLFDSMGFVDAFRVVNQEEGQYTWWTYRSPTARDKNVGWRIDYQVITPGLRDSVTDAVIYREPRWSDHAPLMIEYEGDWYA, from the coding sequence GTGAAAGTAATTACATTTAATGCTAATGGTATTCGAGCTGCTGCCCGCGCTGGGTTTTATGATTGGCTAAATGCACAAAACGCTGATTTTGTTTGTATACAAGAAACGAAAGCTCAATTGTGCGATAAGCGATCGGAAGAACTTTATTTTCCGAAAGGCTATTTTTGTGAATATTATGACGCACAAAAAAAAGGCTATAGCGGGGTAGCCATTTATGCTCGCCATAAGCCTCTGCGAGTTGTAAAAGGCTTGGGTTTTGACTATTGTGACAATGAGGGGCGTTACCTACAATTTGATTATCCCAAAATAAGTATCATTTCTCTTTATATGCCTTCTGGTACCAGTGGAGAAATAAGGCAAGCAGTTAAGTATGATTTTTTGGACCGTTTTGCTAAACATTTGCTAGTTTTAAAAAAGGAGGGACGAGAGTTACTTCTTTGCGGAGACTACAACATTGCCCATAAAAAAATTGATTTAAAAAATTGGCAGGCTAATCAAAAAAATTCAGGTTTCCTCCCTGAAGAAAGAGCTTGGATGGATAAGCTTTTTGATTCCATGGGCTTTGTTGATGCTTTTCGTGTGGTTAATCAGGAAGAAGGGCAATACACCTGGTGGACTTATCGTAGTCCAACTGCAAGAGATAAGAATGTGGGTTGGAGAATCGACTATCAAGTCATTACTCCTGGGTTAAGGGACAGTGTGACAGATGCAGTAATTTATCGGGAGCCGCGTTGGTCTGATCATGCCCCCCTAATGATTGAGTATGAGGGAGATTGGTATGCTTAA